The Agromyces hippuratus genome has a window encoding:
- a CDS encoding alpha/beta fold hydrolase, with amino-acid sequence MPTFAAFDGTELAYHVHADGAAARPLVCVPGGPMHDSRYLGDLGGLAAHRGLIMFDPRGTGASGVPSDLSSYRCDRLVDDLEALREHLDVDRLDVLAHSAGTNLAVMYAARYPQRIDRLVLVTPSAAALGLTVTPEMRLAVAQLRSGEPWFAPAYAALQHIVAGEGDDWQAIDPFSYGRWDAAAQAHRAADERHRNDEAAAVFAADGAFDPEATRAALAALVAPVLLVAGETDLNSPPEMVAEMAALLPGATLTVQAGAAHFPWLDDAAAFTAAVDGFLRSEGSEASAASAASEGSAASDQVVAVR; translated from the coding sequence ATGCCCACCTTCGCAGCGTTCGACGGAACCGAACTCGCCTACCACGTGCATGCAGACGGGGCGGCAGCGCGGCCGCTCGTCTGCGTGCCCGGCGGCCCCATGCACGACTCCCGCTACCTGGGTGACCTCGGCGGCCTCGCGGCGCACCGCGGGCTGATCATGTTCGATCCCCGGGGCACGGGAGCCTCCGGCGTCCCCTCCGACCTCTCGTCGTACCGCTGCGACCGACTCGTCGACGATCTCGAGGCGCTGCGCGAGCACCTCGACGTCGACCGGCTCGACGTGCTCGCCCACTCGGCCGGCACGAACCTCGCCGTCATGTACGCGGCCAGGTACCCGCAGCGCATCGACCGGCTCGTGCTCGTGACCCCGAGCGCTGCGGCGCTCGGCCTGACGGTGACGCCCGAGATGCGCCTCGCGGTCGCGCAGCTCCGGTCGGGCGAGCCGTGGTTCGCCCCGGCATACGCCGCGCTGCAGCACATCGTGGCGGGTGAGGGCGACGACTGGCAGGCGATCGACCCCTTCAGCTACGGGCGGTGGGATGCCGCGGCGCAGGCGCACCGGGCCGCCGACGAACGTCATCGCAACGACGAGGCAGCGGCCGTCTTCGCCGCCGACGGCGCGTTCGATCCCGAGGCGACACGTGCGGCGCTCGCCGCACTCGTGGCCCCGGTGCTGCTCGTCGCGGGCGAGACCGACCTCAACTCGCCGCCCGAGATGGTCGCCGAGATGGCAGCCCTGCTGCCCGGGGCGACACTCACGGTGCAGGCCGGCGCGGCCCACTTCCCGTGGCTCGACGACGCGGCGGCCTTCACCGCGGCGGTCGACGGCTTCCTGCGCTCCGAAGGCTCCGAGGCGTCCGCGGCGTCCGCGGCATCCGAGGGCTCCGCGGCATCCGACCAGGTCGTGGCCGTCCGCTGA
- a CDS encoding DUF1905 domain-containing protein, translating to MELTFGGEIWYWRGPAPWHFVTVPDDESAAIESVAALVTYGWGMIPVAVRIGGSEWQSSLWPKDGGYIVPIKAWVRSAERLEVGDAIEVRLTLGV from the coding sequence GTGGAGCTGACGTTCGGCGGCGAGATCTGGTACTGGCGAGGTCCGGCGCCGTGGCACTTCGTCACCGTGCCCGACGACGAGAGCGCCGCCATCGAGTCGGTCGCGGCGCTCGTCACCTACGGCTGGGGCATGATCCCCGTCGCGGTGCGCATCGGCGGCAGCGAGTGGCAGAGCTCGCTGTGGCCGAAGGACGGCGGGTACATCGTGCCGATCAAGGCGTGGGTGCGTTCGGCCGAGCGGCTCGAGGTCGGCGACGCGATCGAAGTGCGGCTGACGCTGGGCGTCTGA